One Longimicrobiales bacterium genomic window, TCCTTCAGGAACATCAGCACGTCGCCCCGGTCCACCGGCATCATCAGCGATTTCGGCAGGTGATCGCGGATATCGTTCTTCACGATGTCGGCCTTGTGCTCGAGCTTCGAGATCCGTTCATACAGGTCGAGCGCCGCCTTGCGGTCTCCGGCCAGGAACGCCTCGACCAGCGGCGTCGTGAGCTCAACTGTGGCGCGTACCTGCTCCGCGTGCTGCGCGAGCGATCCGAATGGCGACTTTCCGAACAGTGCGACGATCGGGCGCATGACTTCCTCCGTATCCATGACGACAGCAACGGCGCCGGTAAAATAGGGGCGTGGGCCGGGAGCGACAGTCTTGCGGCAGTTGCCTGTTTCTTGCACCCCCTCGGCGCCCGTGACCGGGTGGGGGACCGGCACGCGCCGCGAGGCTGCGGCGCATAAGCGTAAACACCACGTTCAGGCAGACATGAGAGTCCTAAGGGCAGTGCTTCTCACAGTCGTGCTGCTGGCGCCAGCCGCCCTGCGGGCACAGGAGCCGCAGTCGCGCGCACTCGCAACCACCATCGGAGGGCTGGCCGGTATGGGTGCCGGCGCCTATCTGACGGTATCCGTCGTCGTCCTGGAGGCGCGCTTCGGCCGATACATCCACGACATCGATGACGTGCTGGGGTGGCGCGCCGCTCCCATATTGCTGGGTGGCGCGGCCGGGGCGGGGCTCGGGCTGTACAGTCCGGAGCGTCTCCAGGGCGTGGTCGTATATGGCGCGATCGGGCTCGGTGCCGGCGCCCTCACCGGAATGCTCCTTGGCAACACGATCTGGGAGCCGCCGGAGGGCCGCTGGGCGGGCGCCGCGATCGGCGCCGGCCTGGGAATGGTCATCGGTAACACGATCGGAGTCATGAATCCACTGAACCTCTTCACGGAAGGCGAGGACGGCACCGCTGCGGCGAGCGCCGGCGTACCCATCGTTTTCAGAATCCCACTATGACGCGCACAGTACTGGTCCGGGCGGCGTGCACAGCCCTTTTCCTCGGCGCAGCCGGTTGCTCGAAGCAGCTGCCGGAGCTCGCCCCATCCCAGGTGCCGGAGCCCGATCCGGCCGGTGTCGAGAGTGTGATCTATCTGGTCGGCGATGCCGGCTACGCGGATGCCCAGCGCCACCCGATCTTGCGACGCCTGCGCCAGGATGTGGAGCAGTGGGCGGGCGCGCTGGGGACTGAGGGCGGCGTTGCCGTGCTGTACCTCGGCGACATCGTGTATCCCGAAGGGCTGCGCCACACCGCCGAGCACTACCCGGTGGATTCGGCGATCGTGCAGAGCCAGGTCGACGTGGTGGCGGGTGCGAATGCGCGCCGCTATAACGCGGCGGGCTATTTCATCGCGGGCAACCACGACTGGGGCAACGCGCGGGATGCCGCCGGCGTGGAGCGACTGAAGCACCTGGAGGAGTTCCTCGATCGCCGCCGCGCCGACGGCGTGGAGGTGTACCTGCGGCCGGAGGCGGGAGAGCCGGGCCCGTTCATCGTCGATGTGGGCAGCCAGGCGCGGCTGCTCCTCTATGACACCGCGTGGTGGCTGCTCGCGCAGGACACGATTCCGAAGCAGCGCATGTTCCGCGAGACCCAGGAGGTGACCCGCACGACTGAGGGCCGCTTCCTCATCATCGCCGCCCACCACCCGTTCGAGTCGGCGGGCGCCCATGCCGGCTTCGTGCCGTTCTGGAAGGCATTTGGTCTGCGCTTCCTGCTCGCCCGGTCCGGCACGATCATGCAGGATCTCAACAGCATCGTCTATCGCGAGCTGCGGCTTCAGCTGCTGTCTGCATTCCGGGCGCGACCGCCGCTGCTCTTCGCGGGCGGTCACGACCATTCGCTCCAGGTCATCGCCAGCGACTCCTTTCCGGAGCCGCGCTTCAGCGTCGTGTCGGGCAGTGGCAGCAAGCTCAGCAGCCTCGGCCACGTCGAAGGCATGCGGTACCGGGCCGCGGCCCCCGGCTACATGCGCGTGGTGATCCATCGCAGCGGGCGCGTGGACCTGTTCGTTGTCGCGTCGCCCGAGGACGAATCGTACCTGACGTGCGGCGGCACCGGCCAGGAGCTGGAGGAGTGCATGGTCACGCGGACGCGCGAGTTCACGACGCGCTTCGGGATGCGGCTGAAGTGACGGCGGGATCGTGCAGCTGAGACTGTTCCCCACCGTCTTTGCGGTGATTGTGATATGGTTCGCCGCCTGCGCCGCGCCGCGTGTCGCCGAGCGGCCGCTGCGCGGTGTGCCGGGGTTCGACACACGCGACTACCCGGGCGACGCCGTGATGCGCGCATGGTTCGGATCGTCCCCCTACCGCTGGGTAGGGTACTACCTCCCGGCGCCATGCTATACGGGCACCACGTGGACCGGCCGCCGCGACAGTCTGCGCAACATCGGCTGGGGGTTTGCCGTGCTGTTCGTCGGCGAGCAGGACTGGCGCGCGATGCCGGGGGCCGCCGCCGATACGGCGGCCGTGGAGGACCCGCGATGCAGCAGTGCGCACCTCACTGCGGAGCAGGGAAGCGCGCACGCCGACGCGGCCGCCGCGGCTGCAGCCGCTGATGGATTCCCGGCGGGCACAGTCGTCTTCCTCGACGTGGAGCGCGTCGGCCGGGTGTCGCCGGAGCTCGCCACGTACGTGCGCAGCTGGATGGGCCGCATGCTCGCTGCGGGTCGCTATACGCCCGGCCTCTACGCTCATGACATCAATGTCGAGGATCTGTATGCGATCCTGGCCGACGAGTTCATCCGCCACCAGCGTTCCGACCGGCCGCCCCTCTGGGTCGCGCGGCCTGCCGGCTTCGACCTTCGCAGCGCGCCGCGCGAGTCCGGCTATGCGGCCGCGCTGATCTGGCAGGGCATCCTGGACACCCGGGAGGAATGGGACGGGGCGCGCCTCAACATCGACGTCAACGTGTCGACGTCGGCCGATCCATCAGGTGGCAGGTAGCGTCCCTGCCGCTTGAAGAAGGGTGCCGCCTGGTGTAGTGTGCATCACTACTTCAGCGGATGACCTGACTTGGATCGGTCGTACCCTCCGTGAATCGCGCCCCGGAACTTCTGTACGCGCTTCGCGGCTACACCAGAAGACAGGCAGCGGGAGACGTCACGGCCGGCGTCATCGTCGGCATCGTGGCGCTGCCGCTCGCCATTGCATTCGCCATCGCGTCCGGCCTGCCGCCAGAGTATGGCATATACACCGCCATCATCGCCGGCTTCCTGATCTCTGCGCTCGGTGGCTCGCGCGTCCAGATCGGCGGGCCGACGGGCGCGTTTGTCGTCATTGTCTACGGCATTGTGCAGGTGCACGGCATTGCGGGCCTCACCGTTGCCACGGTCATGGCGGGGCTCATGCTCATCGTCATGGGTGTGGTCCGGCTCGGTGCTGCAATCAAGTTCATTCCGTTCCCGGTAACAACGGGCTTCACGAGCGGCATCGCCGTGGTGATCGCGACCAGCCAGATCCGGGATCTGCTCGGCCTGCGCATGGACAACGTGCCGGCGGAGTTCGTCGAGAAGTGGGGCGCCTACGCCGAGCACATTTCGACAATCAACCCGCATGCATTGCTCGTGGCGGGGCTGGCGCTCGCGGTCGTCGTCGGCTGGCCGCGTATCAGCCGCACGATCCCCGCGCCGTTCGTCGCGGTGGTCGTGGGCACGATCGTCGTGCCCCTGCTCGGTCTCCAGGTCGAGACGATAGGGAGCCGCTTCGGCGATCTCACCATCGGCATCCCGCGCCCGACGATTCCGGCCGTGTCGCTCGACCTGATCAGGCAGCTTGTCGGGCCGGCGTTCACCATCGCACTGCTCGCGGCCGTCGAATCTCTTCTGTCGGCGGTCGTCGCCGATGGCATGACCGGGATGCGGCACCGCTCGAACGTCGAGCTGGTGGGGCAGGGAGTCGCCAATGTCATAACGCCGCTGTTCGGCGGTATGCCCGCCACCGGCGCCATCGCCCGCACCGCCACCAACGTCCGCAGCGGCGGTCGTACCCCGGTCGCGGGCATGGTCCACGCCGTAACGATCCTGCTGATCGGCATCTTCTTCGGCCGCTGGGTCGCTTACATTCCGCTCGCCGCGCTCGCATCGATTCTGATCGTCGTCGCATACCACATGAGCGAGTGGCGCACGTTCGCTGGCGAGTTCAGCGGTCCGCGCAGCGACGTCGCGGTCCTGCTCACGACGTTCCTGCTCACCGTACTCGTCGACCTGACCGTCGCCATCGAGGCCGGCATGGTGCTCGCCGCGTTCCTGTTCATGAAGCGCATGGCGGAAGTCACGAACATCAGTGCAGTGAAGGGCGAGTTCGCGGACGAGGATGTCGCTGCCGGCGAGGCGCTTCCCGATCTGCCGTCCGATGTGGCCGTCTATGAGATCAATGGACCGTTCTTCTTCGGTGCGGCCGAGAAGTTCAAGGAGACTGTCAACTCCATTTCCTCGCCGCCGCGCGTCCTCGTCCTCGTGATGCGCAACGTACCGGCCATCGATTCCACCGGAGTGAACGCCCTGCGCGGCCTCATCCGCCGCGCACGCTCGGAGGGCACGCGCGTGCTCGTCACTGGTGTGCATGCTCAGCCGATGGTCGTCCTCGCGCGCACCGGGTTCCTCGATGAGATCGGCGATGACAATCTGTTCGGCACGGCAGCTGAGGCACTGGCCGCTGCTCGAACGTAGACGCGGCATTCAGGCGGACGGCAAAGGAAGAGCCTCGTCGCGAATAGTGATTCGCGTCGAGGCTCTTCGTTCTGCTGACGCGATCAGCGCCGCGTTCGCTTCTCCTCCACGATCCGCTTGTGCACTTCCGCGTTCTCCACCCACGGCTTGCGATCGAAGTAGCTGTCCGTCAGCTCCTTGACCTTGCCGGAGAGCAGCAGGAGCGCGAGCAGGTTCGGGAAGATGACGACACCGAGGAACGCGTCGCCGAGTGCCCATATCGATGCGAGCGGCAGGATCGCACCGACGAAATGCATGATCACGAACACGATGCGGTATGGTATCACTGCCGCACTGCCGAACAGGTAGTTCGCACAGCGGTCGCCGTAGTAGCTCCATGATATGGCCGTCGACACGGCGAACAGGATGACGCCCAGGATGACGATCATCTGGCCGTAGTTCGCGCCGGTCCGGCCGATCCCCCGTTCGAACGCGGCCATGGTGAGCGGTGCGCCATTGCGTACGGCGTTGCCGTACAGCTGCCTGTACTCCTGTCCGTCCGCCGATACGGCGCGTCCCTCCCCGGGGTAGATCGTTCCCGTGAACGGTACCGTCTGATCGACGTCGGTGAAGAACTGGTCGACGCGCACGTCATGCCACGCGAAACGCGGTGCGTCGGGTGTCGGCGCGACAGGCAGGCCATCGACGATCTCGAACTGTGCCGGCGCCCCTATGCCGCGGCTGATCGAGCCGTCAATCTGATCGGCGTTCCAGGAGATGTCTCCGCTGCCGAGGTTCAGTGTCGTCGGGTGCTTGTCATCCCACGCGCCCGTCATGATGATGACGAGTCCGGTCATTGTGCAGATCACGAGCGTGTCGATGAACGGCTCGAGCAGCGCCACGACGCCTTCCGACACCGGCTCGTCCGTCTTGGCGGCCGCGTGCGCGATCGGCGCGGACCCCTGGCCGGCTTCGTTGGAGAACAGACCGCGCCGCACGCCCCACATGAGTGTGACCAGCAGCGCGCCCAGACCCGTGCCTGCCACACCGGCCGACGGATTGAACGCCTCCCGGAAGATCAATGCGAACGTCGGAATGACATCGCCGATGTGCAGCAGGATGATGAGCAGCGCGCCGCCGACGTAGATCGCCGCCATGAGCGGCGCCAGGATGCCTGTGACGCGGCCGATGCGCGTGATGCCGCCGATGATGACGGCGCCCACGACCGCGGCGCTCACGAGGCCGGTGATCCAGACCGGAATGCCCCACTGCGCGTTCATGGTGTCGGCGAGCGTGTTCGCCTGAATGGCGTTACCCGTCATGAACGCCGTGATACCTAGCAGCACGGCGAACAGGACCGCGAGCGGTCGCCAGGACGGCCCGAGCCCCCGCTCGATGTAGTACATCGGTCCGCCGGACACCGTGCCCTCCCACTTCGCCGGGTCGCGGTCCACGCCCTCGACCACGCGGTAATGCTGCGCGAGCGTAACCTCCGTGAACTTCGTTGCCATTCCGAGGAAGGCCGTGACCCACATCCAGAACAGCGCGCCGGGGCCGCCCCAGTGCAGTGCGATTGCCACACCCGCGATGTTGCCGATGCCGACAGTCGCCGACAGCGCGGTCGAGAGCGCCTGGAAGTGTGAGACGTCGCCGGGCTCGTTGGGGTCATCGTATCGGCCCGTGGTGACGGCGAATCCGTGCCCCAGTCGCCGCAGCTGGACGAAGCCGAGTCGAACGGTCAGGAACAGACCGGTGCCGAGCAGCATTATGACGGCCAGCGGGATCGACTCACCGCCGATCGACGGCCCCCACCACGCGATGCTTTCCACTATCCCGATGATCCGTTCGAGTACTTCCATGCTCTCACCTCGTTACCAGTGGGCCGCGCCCGCGGACGCGCGTGGGTTGCCAGAGCAGTGCAGCCGGGACGCACCCTGTGGGAGCGCCGAGTGATCTGTGCTGCCCGGCACGGGCAATACGTACAGGTTCCGGAAACGCGGCAACATGCCGCACAGGCCCCGAGTGTGGCAAGTCTTTTGTCGCGGGATGGGCGCAATTCCGGCGGCTGAGGTGTACATTCCGCGCTGTCGGCCCGGCGCCGGGCCGGATCGAACACCACTATGGAGGCTCAATGCGACCGCGTCCCGTCCTGTCGTTCCTGCTCCCCGTCGTGCTCGCCGGCTGCGCGGGCGCCCCCGTGCCGCCAGCGGCCGAGCCGCGGGCCATCACGATCGAGCCGGCAATCGAATCGATCAACGCAGCCGACGTTGCGCGGCGAATCGCGTTCCTCGCGAGTGACGATCTGAAGGGGAGGGACACACCGAGTCCCGGCCTCGAGGCGGCCGTCGCCTATGCCGCAGCGGAGTTCCGTTCGTTCGGCCTGCAGCCGGCCGGCGACGACGGCACGTTCGTGCAGCGGTACGCATTCGACGCCTCGGGCCTCGATCGCGGCGCGGTGCTCTTCGAGGTCCGCGCCGGGGCGGGTGCCAGCCGGTTGACGTTCGGGACGGACTATTTCGTGGTACCCGCGGCGATCGACTCCGCCGTGGGATCGCCCATCTTCCTGGGACCGGCACGGCCGGGGGTGCTCGCACCGTCCGCTGCGGCCGGCCGGCCCGTCGTGTTCTTCGTGACCGACACCGCCAGCGCAGCATGGCAGGGCATGGTCGGGGCGGCCCTCCAGTCGGCGGTGGCGGCGCGCGCGAGCGCGGCGGTGCTGGTCATGCCGCCCGATTTCTCCGAAGCCACGATGGCAATGCTGGCGGACCAGCTGGCCGGCCAGGTCCTGCCGGTGGCGATGCCTCTCGTCGGCGTGACCTACAGTGCGGCGCGGGCTTTCTTTCAGCAGGCCGGGATCGATCTGGACGGGATGCGTTCGTCGACCGAGCCGACGCCCATGCCGGATGTGACTCTCGCCATCAGGACGCCAATTGCCGGATCGACCGTCGAGGCGCCGAACGTAGTCGCGGTGCTGCCTGGCAGTGATTCCGCGCTGAGCCGCGAGTACATCGTGTTCACTGCGCACATTGACCACGTCGGTGTCGGCTCGCCTGACGAATCGGGCGATTCGATCTACAATGGCGCCGACGATGACGCGTCCGGCACCAGCGCAGTGCTCGAGATCGCGGAAGCATTCGCGCGTCTCGAACGTCGACCGGCCCGCTCCGTAATGTTCGTGCTGGTGAGCGGTGAAGAGAAGGGGTTGCTCGGCTCGAAGGCGTTCGTCGCCGATCCGCCCGTGCCTGTCGGACAGATGGCTGCGAACATCAACATGGACATGATCGGACGCAACGCGCCCGACACCGTCGTGGCCATCGGCGTGGACTATTCGTCGCTCGGCCCCTCCGTGCGCGCTGTCGCCGCCGCACATCCGGAGCTGGGCCTGACTGTTGCCCCGGACCTCTGGCCGGACGAGCAGCTCTTCTTCCGCTCCGACCATTTCAGCTTTGCTGCCATGGAGGTGCCCGCGATCTTCTTCACGACAGGGCTGCATGACGACTACCATCAGCCGTCGGACGAGCCGGAGACGATCGACAACGACAAGGTCACGCGCATCGCGCGGCTGCTGTTCCGGTACGCCCATGAGCTTGCGAGCGCGGCTGACCGGCCGCAGTGGACCGAGGAGGGGCTTGCGGAGGTGCGGCGCGCCACGAGGTGATGGGCGCTGGCCGCGATCTTGCCCCGCCCGCGGACATGCCCGAGTCACTGAGCCCGGCCGATGACTGTCACGTGCGGCTGGAGCCGCACCGCCACGACGAGCTTCACGAGGAGCTCGATGCATGGCGCTCCAATGTCGGCAGTCCGATCGCCATCGATGCAGGGCGCCCGGCCGCGCCACGTCTGGCGGGGATCGACGTGCTCTGCTGGAATGTTGCGATCGGGCTGGGCCGGCTCGGCTCGCTTCTCGACCGGCTTCGCGCGACGCACAAGACTATCGGCACCGCGCCGGAGCGTCCGCTGATGATCCTGGTGCAGGAGGGGTTTCGCGAGGACGATACCGTGCCGGGTGCCGCTGGCTCGACGCATCACGGCGGCCGCCTCGCGACCGGCGAGCGTACGAATCTCGTTGCGCTCGCCGAGGAGCACGGCCTCAGCCTCCGGTACTCGCCTTCCATGCGTAACGGCACACACAGCAGCGATCGCGGCAACGCCATCCTCTCAACGGTGAGACTGGCGGATGCGCACGCATTCCTTCTGCCGTACGTCCGCCAGCGTCGCGTGGCTGTTACCGCACGCATCGCCGGTCACCCCGACATCACATTCGTCAGTGCCCATCTCGACACCCACGGCCGTACCCGTCGCGCAGCGGCGGCCGTGCCCGCGCGATCGCGCTCCGCACGGATCGGTGCAGGGCGGGCGGCCCAGGCACGCGCGCTCGCCCACACGCTCGCCGGCATGGACGGATCAGTCGTCCTGGGAGCGGACCTCAACTCGCTGTTCGGCATGACGGATCCCGCCGTGCACGAGCTGATCGAGGCG contains:
- a CDS encoding glycine zipper domain-containing protein, whose amino-acid sequence is MRVLRAVLLTVVLLAPAALRAQEPQSRALATTIGGLAGMGAGAYLTVSVVVLEARFGRYIHDIDDVLGWRAAPILLGGAAGAGLGLYSPERLQGVVVYGAIGLGAGALTGMLLGNTIWEPPEGRWAGAAIGAGLGMVIGNTIGVMNPLNLFTEGEDGTAAASAGVPIVFRIPL
- a CDS encoding glycoside hydrolase domain-containing protein, which codes for MQLRLFPTVFAVIVIWFAACAAPRVAERPLRGVPGFDTRDYPGDAVMRAWFGSSPYRWVGYYLPAPCYTGTTWTGRRDSLRNIGWGFAVLFVGEQDWRAMPGAAADTAAVEDPRCSSAHLTAEQGSAHADAAAAAAAADGFPAGTVVFLDVERVGRVSPELATYVRSWMGRMLAAGRYTPGLYAHDINVEDLYAILADEFIRHQRSDRPPLWVARPAGFDLRSAPRESGYAAALIWQGILDTREEWDGARLNIDVNVSTSADPSGGR
- a CDS encoding SulP family inorganic anion transporter, translated to MNRAPELLYALRGYTRRQAAGDVTAGVIVGIVALPLAIAFAIASGLPPEYGIYTAIIAGFLISALGGSRVQIGGPTGAFVVIVYGIVQVHGIAGLTVATVMAGLMLIVMGVVRLGAAIKFIPFPVTTGFTSGIAVVIATSQIRDLLGLRMDNVPAEFVEKWGAYAEHISTINPHALLVAGLALAVVVGWPRISRTIPAPFVAVVVGTIVVPLLGLQVETIGSRFGDLTIGIPRPTIPAVSLDLIRQLVGPAFTIALLAAVESLLSAVVADGMTGMRHRSNVELVGQGVANVITPLFGGMPATGAIARTATNVRSGGRTPVAGMVHAVTILLIGIFFGRWVAYIPLAALASILIVVAYHMSEWRTFAGEFSGPRSDVAVLLTTFLLTVLVDLTVAIEAGMVLAAFLFMKRMAEVTNISAVKGEFADEDVAAGEALPDLPSDVAVYEINGPFFFGAAEKFKETVNSISSPPRVLVLVMRNVPAIDSTGVNALRGLIRRARSEGTRVLVTGVHAQPMVVLARTGFLDEIGDDNLFGTAAEALAAART
- a CDS encoding sodium:alanine symporter family protein, with product MEVLERIIGIVESIAWWGPSIGGESIPLAVIMLLGTGLFLTVRLGFVQLRRLGHGFAVTTGRYDDPNEPGDVSHFQALSTALSATVGIGNIAGVAIALHWGGPGALFWMWVTAFLGMATKFTEVTLAQHYRVVEGVDRDPAKWEGTVSGGPMYYIERGLGPSWRPLAVLFAVLLGITAFMTGNAIQANTLADTMNAQWGIPVWITGLVSAAVVGAVIIGGITRIGRVTGILAPLMAAIYVGGALLIILLHIGDVIPTFALIFREAFNPSAGVAGTGLGALLVTLMWGVRRGLFSNEAGQGSAPIAHAAAKTDEPVSEGVVALLEPFIDTLVICTMTGLVIIMTGAWDDKHPTTLNLGSGDISWNADQIDGSISRGIGAPAQFEIVDGLPVAPTPDAPRFAWHDVRVDQFFTDVDQTVPFTGTIYPGEGRAVSADGQEYRQLYGNAVRNGAPLTMAAFERGIGRTGANYGQMIVILGVILFAVSTAISWSYYGDRCANYLFGSAAVIPYRIVFVIMHFVGAILPLASIWALGDAFLGVVIFPNLLALLLLSGKVKELTDSYFDRKPWVENAEVHKRIVEEKRTRR
- a CDS encoding M20/M25/M40 family metallo-hydrolase, which translates into the protein MRPRPVLSFLLPVVLAGCAGAPVPPAAEPRAITIEPAIESINAADVARRIAFLASDDLKGRDTPSPGLEAAVAYAAAEFRSFGLQPAGDDGTFVQRYAFDASGLDRGAVLFEVRAGAGASRLTFGTDYFVVPAAIDSAVGSPIFLGPARPGVLAPSAAAGRPVVFFVTDTASAAWQGMVGAALQSAVAARASAAVLVMPPDFSEATMAMLADQLAGQVLPVAMPLVGVTYSAARAFFQQAGIDLDGMRSSTEPTPMPDVTLAIRTPIAGSTVEAPNVVAVLPGSDSALSREYIVFTAHIDHVGVGSPDESGDSIYNGADDDASGTSAVLEIAEAFARLERRPARSVMFVLVSGEEKGLLGSKAFVADPPVPVGQMAANINMDMIGRNAPDTVVAIGVDYSSLGPSVRAVAAAHPELGLTVAPDLWPDEQLFFRSDHFSFAAMEVPAIFFTTGLHDDYHQPSDEPETIDNDKVTRIARLLFRYAHELASAADRPQWTEEGLAEVRRATR
- a CDS encoding endonuclease/exonuclease/phosphatase family protein encodes the protein MGAGRDLAPPADMPESLSPADDCHVRLEPHRHDELHEELDAWRSNVGSPIAIDAGRPAAPRLAGIDVLCWNVAIGLGRLGSLLDRLRATHKTIGTAPERPLMILVQEGFREDDTVPGAAGSTHHGGRLATGERTNLVALAEEHGLSLRYSPSMRNGTHSSDRGNAILSTVRLADAHAFLLPYVRQRRVAVTARIAGHPDITFVSAHLDTHGRTRRAAAAVPARSRSARIGAGRAAQARALAHTLAGMDGSVVLGADLNSLFGMTDPAVHELIEAGLHPARRVGTWTHTFHRPLRLLLDHVMFRSPDHRIRAMRVVRIDENEGDRSRTVFGSDHHPLLAHIDLDER